Proteins encoded by one window of Syntrophorhabdaceae bacterium:
- a CDS encoding glycosyltransferase, producing MVSVIIPTYNAMPAIERLISSLKTQTAACEIIVIDSSSSDETARAAESCGARVITVPKQSFNHGGTRNLAAMQSRGDITVFLTQDALPCDDRCIEHLIEPLRDPRIAASYGRQIPRGDAKPTEAFARNYNYPESGSLRCWDDVEELGIKAFFFSNVCSAIRGKEFQELGGFPDKLIMFEDMLYAANLLKSGYSIAYAPGARVVHSHDYSWAGQFGRYARAGLSFSCHPWLAPYARGRREGLRFLDEEIRHLLSKGMYFWGLYALGEAFFKYGGYYLGLRHGRVLKKVAKWTGRHLNA from the coding sequence ATGGTTAGTGTCATTATTCCCACCTATAATGCCATGCCCGCCATCGAGCGACTCATCTCGAGCCTCAAAACCCAGACCGCTGCCTGTGAAATTATCGTCATCGATTCGTCATCATCCGATGAGACGGCCCGGGCGGCGGAATCATGTGGTGCAAGGGTAATAACGGTCCCGAAACAAAGCTTTAACCACGGAGGCACTCGAAACCTTGCGGCCATGCAATCCAGGGGGGATATTACCGTATTCCTTACCCAGGATGCCCTTCCGTGCGATGACAGGTGCATAGAGCACCTGATAGAGCCGCTCCGGGACCCTCGTATAGCTGCGTCTTACGGCAGGCAGATCCCGAGAGGCGACGCGAAGCCTACGGAAGCATTCGCCAGAAATTATAATTATCCTGAATCGGGCTCGCTGAGATGCTGGGATGACGTTGAAGAGTTGGGCATCAAGGCCTTTTTCTTCAGCAACGTCTGCTCGGCAATAAGGGGAAAGGAATTCCAGGAGCTGGGAGGATTTCCCGATAAGTTGATCATGTTCGAAGACATGCTCTACGCGGCGAATCTCCTCAAATCGGGATACTCCATCGCCTACGCACCCGGGGCAAGGGTGGTCCATTCCCACGACTACAGCTGGGCAGGCCAATTCGGACGATATGCCCGGGCCGGGCTCTCCTTTTCGTGCCATCCATGGCTCGCGCCTTACGCTCGAGGACGAAGGGAGGGGTTGAGGTTTTTGGACGAAGAGATCCGTCACCTCCTCAGCAAGGGCATGTATTTCTGGGGCCTCTATGCCCTTGGCGAGGCATTTTTCAAGTACGGGGGTTATTACCTCGGCCTGAGGCACGGACGGGTCCTTAAAAAAGTAGCCAAATGGACGGGGAGACATCTGAATGCGTAG
- a CDS encoding glycosyltransferase family 2 protein produces the protein MVSLIVLNFNGEGLTVRCLEALETQTFIDFELILVDNDSSDNSRAEIDSFIRERPLGRSCRVVRLGENLGFSGGNAEGLRHAKGKYIALLNNDTEPCGEWLAELCKAMDQDPEVGICASKLVSHQTHLIDSAGDGYTRALRGFKRGEGEAPEQFDQKGRVFGACAGAALYRREMIDSIGLFDEDFFLIHEDTDLNLRAKLAGWKAVFVPTATVIHKVTASIGYMSDIQVYYTLRNAEFVRMKNIPLSVLAVCFPAFVCGIISEFAFFVLKHGRGIIYLKAKRDALKALPHMLEKRRRIMSARKVGSRELLSEMTSLWDVRFLKAKWRKLLHG, from the coding sequence TAAGATGTCTGGAGGCACTGGAAACACAGACTTTTATTGATTTTGAGTTGATCCTGGTCGATAACGACTCCTCCGACAATTCCCGTGCCGAGATTGACTCCTTTATTCGGGAGCGCCCGCTCGGCCGCTCCTGCAGGGTAGTTCGCCTCGGAGAGAATCTCGGTTTTTCCGGAGGCAACGCGGAAGGACTCCGGCACGCGAAAGGGAAGTATATCGCCCTTCTCAATAACGACACGGAGCCCTGCGGCGAGTGGCTGGCTGAGCTATGCAAGGCCATGGACCAAGACCCCGAGGTGGGGATCTGTGCATCAAAACTGGTCTCCCACCAGACGCATCTGATAGACAGCGCCGGAGACGGATATACGAGGGCTCTCAGGGGGTTTAAGCGGGGAGAAGGCGAGGCGCCGGAGCAGTTCGACCAGAAGGGCAGAGTCTTCGGCGCGTGCGCAGGCGCTGCGCTGTACCGGAGGGAAATGATAGACTCTATAGGTCTTTTTGATGAAGATTTCTTTCTGATCCATGAAGATACGGACCTCAACCTCAGGGCCAAGCTCGCGGGTTGGAAAGCGGTTTTCGTGCCCACCGCCACAGTGATCCACAAAGTAACCGCCTCGATCGGATATATGAGTGATATCCAGGTCTATTACACCTTAAGAAACGCTGAATTCGTGCGAATGAAAAATATCCCTCTTTCCGTGCTCGCAGTCTGCTTTCCGGCCTTTGTGTGCGGGATAATCTCCGAGTTTGCATTCTTCGTGCTGAAACATGGGCGTGGGATCATCTATTTGAAGGCGAAGAGGGATGCCCTTAAGGCCCTTCCCCACATGCTCGAGAAGCGAAGGCGGATCATGTCCGCCAGAAAGGTCGGTAGCAGGGAGCTTCTCTCGGAGATGACATCCCTTTGGGACGTGAGGTTTTTGAAGGCAAAATGGAGGAAGCTCCTCCATGGTTAG
- the pilM gene encoding pilus assembly protein PilM, with protein sequence MTSDLLNKLGLTKSNELIGVDIGTTSIKICVLRHGKDGFRLQKAAAKSFEENLLNDGNIVNESLLAQELKQLVHENGVKSRDAACALSSYSVIAKRVSVPFLDEDALDNTMSLEVETVIPFSLKDIYYSYYVVGGDRERE encoded by the coding sequence ATGACTTCCGACTTGTTGAATAAACTTGGCTTGACCAAAAGTAACGAGCTTATAGGGGTGGATATCGGGACCACGTCCATCAAGATCTGCGTGCTCAGGCACGGCAAAGACGGGTTCAGGCTTCAAAAAGCCGCGGCAAAGTCATTTGAAGAAAATCTTTTGAACGACGGCAATATCGTAAATGAAAGTCTCCTGGCACAGGAGCTGAAACAGCTTGTCCATGAAAATGGCGTCAAATCCCGGGATGCGGCGTGCGCCCTTTCCAGCTACAGTGTCATTGCGAAGAGGGTAAGCGTGCCCTTTCTGGACGAAGATGCCCTGGACAACACCATGAGCCTGGAAGTCGAGACGGTGATCCCTTTCAGCCTGAAAGATATCTACTACAGCTATTATGTGGTAGGCGGCGACAGAGAGCGTGAG
- a CDS encoding exopolysaccharide biosynthesis polyprenyl glycosylphosphotransferase gives MRSHKGNTLILFIFDLLLIDLCILGAFIARSASQEYLGLVPLGHGLSLYLLDKAWIPPVIAAALAYRGSYGTVMTVWDELLLLLKGLFISFLVVWVILSLQKEAEAVSRIVITLSFIFMAFLIPLGRMGMKFMLYKIFGRRRQASLFERRRGDRMNALKDSLNKEWYSGYAIVNNLYLDSLKGRIDTCFVPMEYADEETVKALKHKVDNMILVSSISGLSFMNTEIRTFLTKNIALITTNNGLLSRRRVVIKRITDVLLSAAGLILFLPFFLLIPILIKIDSRGPVFFVQRRCGINLAQFKMIKYRTMKAGGEAAFEEYLNGNEQALKDLKERNKLKADPRVTRIGRILRRTSLDELPQFLNVMKGDMSLVGPRPDLEGALEEFRDSYRMIYSRTKPGMTGLWQVSGRSDTKYAERVKLDYLYVLNWSIWLDVIIMLKTVRAIFGGKGAY, from the coding sequence ATGCGTAGCCATAAGGGCAACACCCTTATTCTTTTTATCTTTGACCTCCTGCTTATCGACCTGTGCATTTTGGGCGCCTTTATTGCGAGGTCGGCCTCCCAGGAGTATCTCGGGCTCGTCCCTCTCGGTCATGGTCTTTCGCTCTACCTGTTGGATAAGGCCTGGATCCCTCCGGTAATTGCTGCCGCACTGGCATACCGCGGCAGTTACGGCACGGTTATGACGGTGTGGGATGAGCTTCTCCTGTTACTCAAAGGCCTCTTTATATCTTTTCTCGTGGTATGGGTCATACTCTCCCTTCAAAAGGAAGCGGAAGCGGTTTCCAGGATCGTCATCACTTTGAGTTTTATTTTTATGGCTTTTCTCATTCCCCTCGGCAGGATGGGAATGAAATTTATGCTCTATAAGATTTTCGGCCGGAGGAGACAGGCATCTCTCTTCGAGCGCAGAAGAGGGGACCGGATGAACGCCCTGAAAGACTCGCTCAATAAAGAATGGTACTCCGGCTACGCAATCGTGAACAACCTCTACCTTGATTCCCTTAAAGGCCGGATAGATACCTGCTTCGTCCCCATGGAATATGCCGATGAGGAGACCGTCAAAGCCCTGAAACACAAGGTGGACAATATGATCCTTGTATCGAGTATCTCGGGCCTTTCATTTATGAATACCGAGATACGCACCTTCCTCACAAAGAATATCGCTCTTATCACCACAAATAACGGCCTTCTCTCACGAAGAAGGGTGGTTATCAAAAGGATTACTGACGTCCTTTTGTCTGCGGCGGGACTCATTTTGTTCCTCCCCTTCTTCCTCCTCATTCCCATACTCATAAAAATTGATTCCAGGGGACCCGTCTTCTTCGTGCAAAGACGATGCGGTATAAATCTTGCACAGTTCAAGATGATTAAGTACAGGACCATGAAGGCGGGTGGTGAGGCTGCCTTCGAGGAGTATCTGAATGGGAATGAGCAGGCCCTTAAGGATTTGAAAGAAAGGAATAAATTGAAAGCCGATCCCAGGGTAACCAGGATAGGCAGAATTCTTCGCAGAACGTCATTGGACGAACTCCCTCAGTTCCTGAACGTCATGAAGGGCGATATGTCTCTTGTGGGACCCAGACCCGATCTGGAGGGGGCCCTCGAGGAATTCAGGGACTCTTACCGGATGATCTACTCCAGGACAAAACCGGGAATGACGGGCCTCTGGCAGGTGAGCGGCAGGAGCGATACCAAGTATGCGGAACGGGTGAAGCTGGATTATTTATATGTGCTCAACTGGTCTATCTGGCTCGACGTCATCATCATGTTGAAAACAGTCCGTGCCATTTTTGGAGGCAAGGGTGCATATTGA